One Serpentinicella alkaliphila DNA segment encodes these proteins:
- the rpsF gene encoding 30S ribosomal protein S6, whose amino-acid sequence MRKYELMYILKSDVEEERRNQLLEKFRGIIETNGEIENVDEWGNRKLAYEINKLREGYYVLVNFNAAIDIPKELDRNLRISDDVIRHMIFNLEEK is encoded by the coding sequence ATGAGAAAATACGAATTAATGTACATCTTAAAGTCAGATGTTGAAGAAGAAAGAAGAAATCAATTACTAGAAAAGTTTAGAGGAATCATCGAAACTAATGGTGAAATTGAAAATGTTGATGAGTGGGGAAATAGAAAATTAGCCTATGAAATTAACAAGCTTAGAGAAGGCTACTATGTATTAGTAAATTTCAATGCTGCAATTGATATTCCAAAGGAACTTGATAGAAATTTAAGAATTTCTGATGACGTAATTAGACATATGATTTTTAACTTAGAAGAAAAGTAA